A segment of the Psilocybe cubensis strain MGC-MH-2018 chromosome 5, whole genome shotgun sequence genome:
GGGCTTGGATGCGCACTTTAGCCATGATGTAGGGATATGTCACCTAGTAACGCAACGGGAGTTCAGTTCAGGCAGAAACAAAACAGTGAAGAAAATAAATCTTACAATTGTGGCAAGCGTCTTGCTCAGGGCACCGATCACGAAGGTTAACCAAGGGCCGAGCTTCGTCGAGGTATTGCCTTTAGCCAGGAGAACTAGACTTTTCACGCGTTCGAAAGCACCGTAGGTGATGGCAGGGTTGACGGTCAGCACCAATCCAGGTTTGATGCCGAGCCACAATCCAGTAACACCCTCCTCTTCAACAATCTCTCGAGCCACTCCCATGAAGGAATCATCCACTTTCTCATCAGAAGAGGCCTTTTTGGAGCCTTCCGGTCGTCCCACTTGTTGGCGGGTTGCAATCACGGACACTGGGATAGTGAAGATTTGTGCTAGTGCGCCAGCGAGAGCTCCCAGAAGCAATTCCGCCGCAGTTGACAAAGGAGGTAGTTTCGAACCAGGAGGGAGTTTACTTGTTAGTCTTTTGATGTAAGACGACCTGACAAGGGaataaaagaagaaatatgCGTATTCTGGTGGAAGTGGTCGGCTGAGTTGACTTAGTCGCACTTGGAAGGTTTGAAACACATACGCATCGAAAACGTGTTCAGCATGGTTGCCCCAAATCCTCGGTATAATCCTGCAATCCCCTCCTGCTTGTAGACCCGCAATAGCACAGACGTCATCGAGAGatccttgcccttgcccttggaATCTGCCGGCAAAGCCTGGATACGTGTTTTAGCCCTACAATACAGGTTCAGTACATGCATAATTAGGCCTCAAGCTAGGTCATTGTTGGCCCACATACACATCTAGAGGATACACGACCCTGGAGAACGTCTTGTAAGTGCAAATGCTTATCACACATAGATAGATTTAGCTTACGCAGTGCTGAAACAGCCACCGAGAGCACCAGCAAGAGCTGCGCCAAAAGGTGTGAGCTGTTGAACAGGTTTTGACTGAGCAGGCATTGGAGGGGATGTCAACGGTTATGGCGGCTGCAGAAAAGCGGTTATAGAGGAAATCATCTTTAAGACGAGAAAGCCGGGTTGCGGGGATGACTTGGCCGGAGCTTTTTCTGTGCCCGCGCCCGGTACACGTGAAATTTATGGCCTCCGTCGGCGTCGTTTATCGTCTACTCATCCACCACGATGGTCATGCCcccttcaaatccaaatttCCCCAAAAACTTGCAAATTCATCCATCTAACCCCCGTTCGTCCCGATATACCAATGCAAACCAAGACTTGGACGAGGAAAAGTTTGGACCCGAGGCACAGGAGCTTGCCATTCGCAAATACGGAATAGCGGGCAGAGTCTGGTAAATTTCGACACGGCATCACCATGAACATTTTCTTGAATACCGTTTTTCGGTGTTGTCTGCAGGGAGGCAGCATATGCAATGACTTTGTACATACAACCTCCTGGAAACCTCGCGTTCGATCCACCTATGATTGACGCGTCCAGGCATGCGGACAGAGTTGTGATAATTGAACTTGGCTCTGGAGCCGGCTTGGTTGCGTTCTCTATTGCAAAGATACTGAAACCAGGACGTGATCATCTCATCGTCACTGATCTTCCCGAGGTACGCTACATTTGGCATCCCGATGTGCACTACAGAGACTGACACTTTGCAAGAGGTTTGTCCATTGCTTGAAGATAATTTGCGATCTATCAAAGAAGAGGTCGAGGCAACCATCCCCGAAAAAGACGCAGTTATTATCAGACCTTTATCATGGGGAAACCAGGATGATGCTGCATTCATTGCATCTCAGTTCTTTGGGCAGCCAAACAATGATGGCCGTTTTGGCGCGTTGACCCATATCATTTGCAGCGACCTCGTAAGGCATACGGTTCAACTCACAGAATCGTCCTAATTTTCTTTCCCATCCAGGTTTATTTTCCCGAATTATTGGCCCCTCTTTTGCGTTCACTACTACATCTTACATCACCTCCATTTTGTCATCCATCGAAGACTGGATCTGGCTA
Coding sequences within it:
- a CDS encoding Peroxisomal adenine nucleotide transporter 1, with protein sequence MPAQSKPVQQLTPFGAALAGALGGCFSTAVVYPLDVAKTRIQALPADSKGKGKDLSMTSVLLRVYKQEGIAGLYRGFGATMLNTFSMQYAYFFFYSLVRSSYIKRLTSKLPPGSKLPPLSTAAELLLGALAGALAQIFTIPVSVIATRQQVGRPEGSKKASSDEKVDDSFMGVAREIVEEEGVTGLWLGIKPGLVLTVNPAITYGAFERVKSLVLLAKGNTSTKLGPWLTFVIGALSKTLATIVTYPYIMAKVRIQARSADIEDALEHNEKPPPAHKYHHKNGKHVGALDILARVWKREGFTGWYQGMEAQITKAVLSQALLFMSKEQFEHWALAIMIFAARISSRRTI